A genomic stretch from Chitinophaga agri includes:
- a CDS encoding IS1096 element passenger TnpR family protein, which produces MPVLKFRVYWEEDESVYRDISIKPDQTFLQFHQTILQSFEFDNKHKATFFRSNDNWQRGREIILEQDGAARKVEPLLMEDTPIAAAVKTPNQKFIYLYDYAKNWTFLVELIGVSKDENSKIAYPFCTRKEGLAPSQYGTKGLVGDKLVEMEEKYDLNKEGMSEDGFGEEGEEDDNNDSDDDGGGEDQGNDDMY; this is translated from the coding sequence ATGCCTGTTTTGAAATTCAGAGTTTACTGGGAAGAAGATGAAAGTGTGTATAGGGACATTTCCATTAAGCCGGACCAGACATTTTTACAATTTCATCAAACTATTTTACAGTCATTCGAATTTGACAATAAACATAAAGCGACTTTTTTCCGTAGCAATGATAACTGGCAACGGGGCAGAGAGATCATTCTTGAACAGGATGGCGCTGCACGGAAGGTTGAACCGTTATTAATGGAAGATACGCCTATCGCCGCAGCTGTAAAAACACCTAACCAGAAGTTCATCTACCTGTATGACTATGCGAAGAACTGGACGTTCCTGGTAGAGCTGATCGGTGTGTCAAAAGACGAAAACTCAAAAATTGCCTATCCTTTCTGCACCAGAAAAGAAGGTCTGGCACCAAGTCAGTACGGTACCAAAGGTCTCGTTGGCGATAAACTCGTTGAGATGGAAGAGAAATATGACCTCAATAAAGAGGGCATGAGTGAAGACGGCTTCGGAGAAGAAGGGGAAGAAGATGATAATAACGACAGTGATGACGACGGCGGTGGTGAAGATCAGGGCAACGACGATATGTACTAA
- a CDS encoding L-threonylcarbamoyladenylate synthase yields MMEFENDMTASLQVLRTGGLILYPTDTIWGIGCDATDEEAVKKVYALKQRPEAKSLVILLADVKDLLKYVSHPAPDIADILAGFDRPTTVIYEGALDLAPNVINSDGTVAIRIVKDTFCRHLIKRLRKPLVSTSANISGAPSPATFADVSAEIRNGVDHVVSWRQDDTTPATASRIIKLLKDGSVQVIR; encoded by the coding sequence ATGATGGAGTTTGAAAATGATATGACTGCGTCTCTCCAGGTGCTACGTACCGGAGGACTGATACTCTACCCCACGGATACCATCTGGGGTATCGGCTGTGATGCAACGGATGAAGAGGCGGTGAAGAAGGTATATGCACTGAAGCAACGGCCCGAGGCAAAAAGCCTGGTAATTCTGCTGGCAGATGTAAAAGACCTGCTGAAATATGTGTCGCACCCAGCTCCGGATATTGCAGATATCCTTGCCGGATTTGACAGGCCGACAACCGTTATCTACGAAGGTGCCCTTGACCTCGCTCCGAATGTCATCAACAGTGATGGTACTGTGGCTATCCGTATTGTAAAGGATACCTTTTGCCGCCACCTGATCAAACGTCTCAGAAAACCGCTGGTCTCTACTTCTGCCAATATAAGTGGTGCGCCATCACCAGCCACCTTCGCCGATGTATCGGCCGAAATCCGTAATGGAGTTGATCATGTGGTGTCCTGGCGTCAGGATGATACCACCCCGGCAACCGCCTCCAGGATCATTAAGCTGCTGAAAGACGGCAGTGTTCAGGTGATCAGATAA
- a CDS encoding glycosyltransferase family 4 protein: protein MNIAFDAKRAYQNNTGLGNYSRTLISSLATYYPQHNYYLYAPKLTTLYKTEAFANMQSVLPEKRLHRWFRSAWRSKYVVGELAAKGMDIYHGLSHEIPFGIHTSGVKSVVTMHDLIFERYPGQYNPIDVQTYRRKAKYACQYADRIIAISEQTKQDIIHYYKTPAEKIDVVYQSCDESFAVNHSVANIRQMKEQYGLPAAYFLYVGSVIERKNLLGIIQAMLHLKGEVDLPLVVLGGGSSYKKKVKAFVEKHGMADRIIWLNEKARLADADVPLLYQGAEALIYPSIFEGFGIPILEALWSHTPVITSAGSCFGETAGEAALYINPLQPATIADAMKKVLREPALAATMKTKGWAHAQLFSRERCAAGVMKVYESL from the coding sequence ATGAATATTGCCTTCGATGCGAAGCGGGCCTACCAGAATAATACCGGACTGGGAAACTATAGCCGCACACTGATAAGTTCTCTGGCTACCTATTATCCGCAGCACAATTACTATCTCTATGCGCCTAAGCTGACTACGCTGTATAAAACGGAGGCTTTTGCCAATATGCAGTCTGTCCTGCCCGAAAAGCGACTCCACCGCTGGTTCCGTAGTGCATGGAGAAGTAAATATGTGGTAGGAGAGCTGGCAGCGAAAGGGATGGATATTTACCATGGACTAAGCCACGAAATCCCTTTCGGCATTCACACCAGTGGTGTGAAAAGTGTTGTTACCATGCATGACCTGATATTTGAACGTTATCCCGGACAATACAATCCGATAGACGTACAGACATACCGCCGGAAAGCTAAATACGCCTGCCAGTATGCAGACAGGATCATCGCTATCAGTGAACAAACGAAGCAGGACATTATTCACTATTATAAAACACCGGCAGAAAAAATAGACGTCGTATACCAAAGCTGTGATGAATCATTTGCAGTGAACCACAGTGTAGCAAATATCCGGCAGATGAAAGAACAGTACGGGCTGCCAGCGGCTTACTTCCTATACGTCGGCTCGGTGATAGAACGTAAAAATCTGCTGGGAATTATCCAGGCCATGCTGCATTTGAAAGGAGAGGTGGACCTGCCGCTGGTCGTTCTGGGTGGTGGCAGCAGTTATAAGAAAAAAGTTAAAGCTTTTGTGGAAAAGCATGGTATGGCAGACCGGATTATCTGGCTGAATGAAAAAGCCCGGCTTGCAGATGCCGACGTACCTTTACTGTACCAGGGAGCCGAAGCATTGATATATCCTTCGATCTTTGAAGGATTTGGTATTCCTATTCTCGAAGCGCTCTGGAGCCATACACCGGTCATTACCTCCGCAGGCTCCTGTTTCGGTGAAACCGCTGGTGAGGCAGCGTTGTATATAAATCCCTTACAGCCGGCGACTATCGCCGATGCTATGAAGAAAGTATTGCGGGAGCCCGCATTAGCAGCAACAATGAAAACAAAAGGATGGGCCCATGCCCAGTTGTTCAGCCGCGAAAGATGTGCTGCCGGCGTAATGAAAGTCTACGAAAGTTTATAA
- a CDS encoding sensor histidine kinase: MLMVLSTGSNAVAQGLMVRNYNVKDGLANATVYAAVQDKEGFIWFATPTGVSKFDGKRFRNYSKKDGLTDNDVVKLSADSKGRVWFSTLNGLPSFFWNYTIHTGKNDSSLHVDTRGQYMQFMFEDYAGFIWFLNSDNRIIQYSGRKTTYDKLGAKPTDLFYFLRNDTIFKPLQPYFNMASLKDVNNPDQKIVYNCPFPLTSPVIQRIRKNPVIVIDNNLFTYSKQEALCFFNGNDWGIRDEISNLCIDNDNLWIGTPRSLYFLKDFFKGARNPVRLLQNHYITSLLRDHDGNIWITTFGDGVYNIPYKNFYFNYLDNTNGLYSHSIFSIARDPKTGTLLVGQNAGVLNTIDSNNRIRQFNLDTTSGRNSILSILPYKQNEMLIGADNGLFTFNTVQQKASLLKRIKTLKDVDISPNGKIRVVTKDQVICDDYSVGIEDDLITSIASINDSAYYVGTNAGLFYGNDALRTLRIPGTDSALHKSVKDLKWIDGNLWIGTSDDGIYVLRNNTVIRHLSTADKLVSDICQQLYYDGLDRLYVSTNKGVSVIDVNTQSLIRNITSNEGLMSDDTRGVYYQQGILYIATSNGLSYFHDDKMPMDTVPPAIYLNHVRYGDSTYLPGKKFVLMYQRKASFEVEFGAIAYDLPDLVEYQYNFSSDTSSGWISTMSNIVPFPDLQPDTYQLQIRARKYRSNWSQPVLISVTILPRWYQQWWARGIVILLGLTLVAFILRDVIRRIQRAEMRKTEYNRRIAELEAKALTNQMNPHFIFNSLNSVQHLIMEKEEKQALNFLADFATLMRQMLNNSRKSHISLEEEIAFLTRYIELEKIRFANVFTYQFVLQDDLKDYTIYIPPMIIQPIVENAIKHGLAPKNGSGRLEVKLVLREDMLYCSVEDDGIGWDRANEIKSGRLVKHESTALSVIRERLQIIKSFNGNVGKLEIIDKFKSGFGNKEGTLVEILIPIVKML, translated from the coding sequence ATGTTAATGGTTCTGAGCACAGGTTCTAATGCTGTCGCTCAGGGGCTCATGGTCCGTAATTATAACGTAAAGGATGGTCTCGCCAACGCAACTGTTTACGCTGCCGTTCAGGACAAGGAAGGATTTATCTGGTTTGCTACGCCTACCGGCGTCAGTAAATTTGACGGCAAGCGCTTTCGCAACTACTCTAAAAAAGACGGCCTTACCGACAATGACGTCGTAAAACTCTCCGCCGATTCAAAAGGGCGCGTCTGGTTCTCTACTTTGAACGGATTACCCTCTTTCTTCTGGAATTACACCATCCATACCGGTAAGAATGATTCCTCCCTGCATGTCGATACCCGCGGCCAGTACATGCAGTTCATGTTTGAAGATTATGCCGGCTTTATCTGGTTCCTTAATTCGGATAACAGGATCATCCAGTACAGCGGCAGAAAGACCACCTACGATAAACTGGGCGCCAAGCCTACTGACCTTTTTTACTTCCTTCGTAACGATACCATTTTCAAACCCCTGCAGCCATACTTTAATATGGCCAGTCTGAAAGATGTCAATAATCCCGATCAAAAGATCGTTTATAACTGCCCGTTTCCGCTGACCAGCCCAGTCATACAACGGATACGTAAAAATCCGGTGATCGTTATCGATAACAATCTCTTTACCTACAGTAAACAGGAAGCGCTCTGCTTTTTCAATGGTAACGACTGGGGGATCCGTGATGAGATCAGCAACCTCTGTATCGACAACGATAACCTCTGGATCGGAACACCCAGATCGCTCTATTTTCTGAAAGACTTTTTCAAAGGCGCCAGAAATCCGGTCCGGTTATTACAGAACCACTACATCACGTCCCTGCTCAGAGACCACGATGGTAATATCTGGATCACAACTTTCGGTGATGGTGTTTACAATATCCCCTACAAGAACTTTTACTTCAATTATCTCGACAATACCAACGGACTGTATTCCCACTCCATCTTCAGTATTGCCAGAGATCCGAAGACGGGCACCTTGCTCGTTGGACAGAACGCGGGTGTGCTTAACACCATTGATAGTAATAACCGCATCCGTCAGTTCAATCTGGATACCACCAGTGGCAGGAACAGTATCCTCAGCATACTGCCATACAAGCAAAATGAAATGCTGATCGGTGCTGACAATGGATTGTTCACGTTCAATACTGTGCAGCAAAAAGCTTCCCTGCTGAAACGGATCAAGACATTGAAAGATGTAGATATTAGCCCTAACGGAAAGATCCGGGTGGTCACCAAAGACCAGGTGATCTGTGACGACTATAGTGTGGGCATAGAAGATGATCTGATCACATCTATTGCCAGTATCAACGACTCCGCTTATTACGTAGGCACCAACGCCGGATTATTCTATGGCAATGATGCGCTTCGTACATTACGCATACCCGGCACTGATTCCGCTCTCCATAAAAGCGTGAAAGACCTGAAATGGATTGACGGCAATCTCTGGATCGGAACCAGTGATGATGGTATTTATGTACTGCGGAATAATACGGTGATCAGACACCTGAGCACCGCCGATAAACTGGTCAGTGACATCTGCCAGCAGTTATACTATGATGGCCTGGACCGGCTGTATGTCTCTACGAATAAGGGGGTATCTGTTATAGACGTCAACACACAAAGCCTGATCCGCAATATTACTTCGAATGAAGGACTGATGAGTGATGATACCCGTGGTGTATATTACCAGCAGGGTATCCTGTATATCGCTACTTCCAATGGCCTGAGCTATTTCCACGACGATAAGATGCCAATGGACACCGTTCCTCCGGCTATTTACCTGAACCATGTACGTTACGGCGACAGTACTTACCTGCCAGGTAAGAAGTTTGTGCTGATGTATCAGCGGAAGGCATCCTTTGAAGTGGAATTCGGCGCTATCGCCTATGACCTGCCTGACCTGGTAGAGTACCAATATAACTTTTCCAGTGATACTTCCAGTGGCTGGATCTCGACGATGTCGAATATCGTGCCCTTCCCTGACTTGCAGCCAGACACCTATCAGCTGCAGATCAGGGCCAGAAAATACAGAAGTAACTGGAGCCAGCCGGTCCTGATCTCAGTGACGATACTGCCGCGCTGGTACCAGCAGTGGTGGGCAAGGGGTATCGTGATACTCCTGGGGCTGACGCTGGTTGCTTTCATCCTGCGGGATGTGATCCGGAGGATCCAGCGGGCAGAAATGCGCAAGACCGAATACAACAGGAGGATCGCCGAACTGGAAGCCAAAGCGCTTACCAACCAGATGAACCCTCACTTTATCTTCAATTCCCTGAATTCAGTGCAACACCTGATCATGGAAAAAGAAGAGAAGCAGGCACTGAACTTCCTGGCTGATTTTGCCACCCTGATGCGGCAGATGCTGAATAATTCCCGGAAATCGCATATTTCCCTGGAGGAAGAGATCGCCTTTCTGACCCGGTACATTGAACTGGAGAAGATCCGCTTTGCCAATGTGTTCACTTACCAGTTTGTATTACAGGATGACCTGAAAGATTATACGATATATATCCCTCCGATGATCATCCAGCCGATCGTGGAAAATGCTATCAAGCATGGACTGGCGCCTAAAAACGGCAGCGGCAGACTGGAGGTGAAACTTGTACTCCGGGAGGATATGTTATACTGTTCCGTGGAAGATGACGGCATAGGCTGGGACCGCGCAAATGAGATCAAAAGCGGCCGCCTGGTAAAGCATGAATCCACTGCTCTGAGCGTGATTAGAGAACGGTTGCAGATTATAAAATCTTTTAATGGAAATGTTGGAAAGTTGGAAATAATTGATAAATTTAAGTCTGGTTTCGGCAATAAGGAGGGTACCCTGGTTGAAATACTGATTCCCATTGTTAAGATGTTATGA
- the proS gene encoding proline--tRNA ligase yields MSKEITARSEDYSQWYNDLILKGGLADYSAVRGCMVIKPYGFGLWEGMRDVLDAKFKETGHQNAYFPLFIPKSFLSKEAEHVDGFATECAVVTHHRLMKDPEGKGMVVDPSAKLEEELIVRPTSETIIWNTYKDWIQSYRDLPLLINQWANVVRWEMRTRLFLRTAEFLWQEGHTAHATAEEAIAETKQMLEVYADFAENYMALPVVRGVKSPAERFAGALDTYCIEALMQDGKALQAGTSHFLGQNFAKAFDVKFSNKENKLDYVWATSWGVSTRLIGALVMAHSDDDGLVLPPRIAPLQVVIVPIYKGDEQKSKIDAKVSELMAQLKKAGVRVKYDDSDNNRPGWKFAEYEMKGVPVRIALGARDLENNVAEVARRDMKTKESLSLDGLSDRIVALLEEIQQQLYSKALAFRDEHITPADTMEEFERLLDEKTGFISAHWDGTTETELKIKEMTKATIRCIPLNNKLEAGTCILTGKPSTQRVLFARAY; encoded by the coding sequence ATGAGTAAAGAGATCACAGCCCGTTCTGAAGATTATTCACAATGGTACAATGATTTGATTCTGAAAGGTGGTTTGGCAGATTATTCTGCAGTGAGAGGTTGTATGGTAATTAAACCATATGGCTTCGGACTCTGGGAAGGCATGAGAGACGTGCTGGACGCCAAGTTTAAAGAGACAGGACATCAGAACGCATATTTCCCCTTATTCATCCCTAAAAGCTTCCTGAGTAAAGAAGCGGAACACGTGGATGGCTTCGCAACTGAATGCGCCGTGGTAACCCATCATCGTCTGATGAAGGACCCGGAAGGTAAGGGAATGGTTGTTGATCCAAGCGCAAAACTGGAGGAAGAACTGATCGTTCGTCCTACTTCTGAAACAATTATCTGGAATACTTATAAAGACTGGATCCAGTCTTACCGTGATCTGCCATTGCTGATCAACCAGTGGGCGAACGTTGTACGCTGGGAAATGCGTACCCGCCTCTTCCTGCGTACCGCAGAGTTCCTCTGGCAGGAAGGTCACACCGCGCACGCTACTGCTGAAGAGGCTATCGCGGAAACAAAACAGATGCTGGAAGTATATGCTGATTTCGCTGAAAACTATATGGCACTGCCGGTAGTAAGAGGGGTAAAATCTCCTGCTGAACGTTTTGCAGGTGCCCTGGATACCTACTGTATCGAGGCATTGATGCAGGATGGTAAAGCCCTGCAGGCGGGTACTTCCCACTTCCTCGGACAAAACTTTGCCAAAGCGTTCGATGTGAAATTCTCCAATAAAGAGAATAAACTGGATTACGTATGGGCTACATCCTGGGGGGTATCTACCCGTCTGATCGGTGCGCTGGTAATGGCACACAGTGATGATGATGGTCTCGTACTGCCTCCGCGTATCGCACCACTGCAGGTAGTGATCGTACCTATCTATAAAGGTGATGAGCAGAAGAGCAAAATAGATGCAAAGGTGTCTGAACTCATGGCACAGCTGAAAAAAGCTGGTGTGCGTGTGAAATATGATGATTCCGATAACAACCGACCAGGTTGGAAATTTGCGGAATACGAAATGAAAGGCGTTCCTGTTCGCATCGCATTAGGTGCACGCGACCTGGAAAACAACGTCGCTGAAGTAGCCCGCCGCGATATGAAAACAAAGGAAAGCCTGTCTCTCGACGGACTGTCTGACCGTATCGTAGCACTGCTGGAAGAAATTCAGCAACAGCTGTATAGCAAAGCACTCGCTTTCAGAGATGAACATATCACTCCTGCTGACACCATGGAAGAGTTTGAGCGTCTGCTGGATGAGAAAACCGGCTTCATCTCTGCACACTGGGACGGAACAACTGAAACAGAACTGAAAATCAAAGAGATGACGAAGGCAACGATCCGTTGCATTCCGCTGAACAACAAACTGGAGGCTGGTACCTGTATCCTGACAGGTAAACCTTCTACTCAACGCGTTCTCTTTGCTCGCGCATATTAA
- a CDS encoding CCA tRNA nucleotidyltransferase: protein MISRKPIDIPCTLQERKVLEQIAIAARELGTPCYLIGGFVRDKILDRRTKDMDVVCVGDGIALAHKVAEYFDNAKVSFFKTYGTAQVKWNDLEIEFVGARKESYRQESRNPDVQPGTLRDDQLRRDFTINALAISLNEADYGSLVDPFGGIADLEAKIIRTPLEPAQTFIDDPLRMMRAIRFASQLQFTISDEAFRGIKENADRIKIISQERISDEFNKIMLSPVPSVGLDLLYKAGIMKIILPQMVDLVGVETVDGKGHKDNFYHTLQVVDNISRNTKDLWLRWAALLHDIGKPATKRFEQGHGWTFHGHDAVGGKMVTRIFTKMKLPLHENMRLVKKLVELHLRPISVTKENITDSAIRRLLFDAGDDIEGLMMLCEADITSKNKAKVKRYLENFELVRQRLKDVEESDRIRNWQPPVTGEMIMETFGLSPCRVVGDLKNAIREAILDGVIPNTYDAAYAFLLEKAKSLDLTPVK, encoded by the coding sequence ATGATCAGCAGAAAGCCTATAGATATTCCCTGTACTTTGCAGGAACGAAAAGTGTTAGAACAGATAGCCATTGCTGCCCGGGAACTGGGTACGCCATGCTACCTGATCGGAGGCTTTGTGCGGGATAAGATACTGGACAGACGTACTAAAGATATGGATGTCGTATGTGTAGGAGATGGCATCGCCCTCGCGCATAAAGTCGCTGAATACTTTGATAATGCCAAAGTGAGTTTCTTCAAAACCTATGGCACCGCCCAGGTAAAATGGAATGATCTTGAAATTGAGTTTGTAGGCGCCAGAAAAGAAAGCTACCGCCAGGAATCCCGCAACCCCGACGTACAACCAGGCACCCTCAGGGATGATCAGCTGCGCAGGGACTTTACTATTAATGCACTGGCAATCAGTCTCAATGAAGCCGATTATGGCAGTCTGGTAGACCCATTCGGCGGTATTGCTGATCTGGAAGCAAAAATTATCAGAACGCCCCTGGAACCGGCACAGACATTCATCGATGATCCGCTTCGGATGATGCGTGCCATCCGCTTTGCCTCTCAGCTGCAGTTCACCATCTCAGACGAGGCCTTCAGAGGGATCAAAGAAAACGCGGACCGTATAAAGATCATCTCCCAGGAGCGTATCAGCGATGAGTTTAATAAGATCATGCTGTCTCCGGTGCCATCCGTAGGGCTGGACCTGCTCTACAAAGCAGGTATTATGAAAATAATACTACCGCAGATGGTAGACCTGGTAGGAGTCGAGACGGTAGACGGTAAAGGTCATAAAGACAACTTTTACCATACCCTGCAGGTAGTGGATAATATATCACGCAATACCAAAGATCTGTGGTTGCGCTGGGCCGCGTTATTGCACGATATAGGAAAGCCTGCCACTAAACGCTTTGAACAGGGACATGGCTGGACATTCCATGGGCATGACGCGGTTGGTGGGAAAATGGTCACCCGCATATTTACCAAGATGAAATTGCCCCTGCATGAGAACATGCGGCTGGTAAAGAAACTGGTAGAATTGCACCTGCGCCCTATTAGTGTTACGAAGGAGAATATAACCGACTCTGCTATACGCAGATTACTGTTTGATGCCGGCGATGATATAGAGGGCCTGATGATGCTCTGTGAAGCCGATATCACTTCTAAGAATAAGGCAAAAGTAAAGCGCTACCTGGAGAACTTCGAACTGGTACGCCAACGCCTGAAAGACGTGGAGGAGAGTGACCGTATCCGCAACTGGCAGCCGCCTGTAACCGGAGAAATGATCATGGAGACATTCGGATTGTCGCCCTGCAGAGTGGTCGGTGACCTGAAAAATGCTATCCGTGAGGCGATCCTGGATGGGGTGATTCCTAATACCTACGATGCAGCCTACGCTTTTCTGCTTGAAAAAGCGAAATCTTTGGATTTGACTCCAGTTAAATAA
- the miaA gene encoding tRNA (adenosine(37)-N6)-dimethylallyltransferase MiaA codes for MKTIIIIAGPTAAGKTAKAIEVAQHFNTAVISADSRQCYREISIGTAKPSPQELQTVPHYFINSHSIQEEVNAGLYEKLALDYAAEVWKDNDVAVMCGGTGLYIKAFTEGIDNIPAAPPEVRQSIQERYEQEGMSWLQQEVQEKDPGFYAIAEIQNPHRLIRALEVLYATGQSITTFRTGNVVKRDFNIIKTAITLPKEKLHDNIARRVQVMVAEGLLDEVRAVLPYREHNALQTVGYKEVFDYLDGKISWEEAVEQIIIHTRQYAKRQLTWFRKDPAFTWFESGTGLLEEVVERIKNSNDFR; via the coding sequence TTGAAGACAATAATTATCATCGCTGGTCCTACAGCAGCTGGTAAAACTGCCAAGGCAATAGAAGTGGCCCAACACTTCAATACTGCCGTAATTTCTGCAGATTCCCGCCAGTGTTACCGGGAAATAAGCATCGGTACCGCTAAACCCAGCCCGCAGGAATTACAGACCGTCCCCCATTATTTTATTAATTCTCATTCTATACAGGAAGAAGTCAATGCCGGTCTTTATGAAAAGCTGGCGCTTGATTATGCTGCTGAAGTCTGGAAAGACAATGACGTCGCTGTTATGTGCGGTGGTACCGGATTATATATAAAGGCATTTACTGAAGGTATTGATAATATTCCCGCTGCTCCGCCGGAAGTTCGTCAGTCTATACAGGAACGTTACGAGCAGGAAGGAATGTCATGGCTTCAACAGGAAGTACAGGAAAAAGATCCCGGCTTTTATGCGATTGCTGAAATACAGAACCCTCATCGCCTGATCAGGGCATTAGAGGTCTTATACGCCACCGGACAATCTATCACGACTTTCCGTACAGGGAATGTGGTAAAACGTGATTTTAATATCATAAAAACGGCTATCACACTACCAAAGGAAAAGCTCCATGACAATATCGCCCGCAGGGTTCAGGTGATGGTAGCTGAAGGACTATTGGATGAAGTGCGCGCTGTACTTCCCTACAGGGAACATAATGCATTGCAAACGGTCGGCTATAAAGAGGTCTTTGACTACCTGGATGGCAAGATCTCCTGGGAAGAAGCTGTAGAGCAGATCATTATTCATACCCGTCAGTATGCCAAACGACAATTGACCTGGTTCCGGAAGGACCCCGCCTTTACGTGGTTCGAAAGCGGTACGGGATTGCTGGAAGAGGTGGTGGAAAGAATTAAGAATTCGAACGATTTTCGCTGA
- a CDS encoding OmpP1/FadL family transporter translates to MIKRMVFAIALTGTSLALHAQTIDDVLKFSTTSPAGTTRGQSIGSALGALGGEPSSLYVNPASVGYFRTNDFSFTVGLQNISNSGTYLGTTDSDNKFIPLVSNITMIYGGKRKKPDSKWQNFSFGFGLNRTQNYNQRTYYTGESKNSSLSLNYYLDAEAAGVTNPDAQLGGDQTIGSLAHTSALAYSTGLISPYPPVNGQWDGAFYSAAQATDRSIHVRQENMVNARGGSNELSFAFGANYDDKLYLGGSLNVPTITYKHDKTWKETNLNATPTDLNNFAVTETLKSEGTGFNAKLGAIFRPVRPLSLGATFHTPSWMTFTDTYRTDMTTSTKTFGVLDYSSTDTNNGFEDESKYTIRTPWKGVLSATYLFSPSADTRKPTGFISFDYEYMDYASMKMRFRNDQSFDKEDSDFRNDAIKATYKGASNIRIGGELKLHVVAFRLGYALYGSPYQNGAIDGKRQFYTGGIGYRNRGFYMDLGLVYGSNNRTDQPYVLAENADPADNYATPAPAQIRSKSTNVNATFGWKF, encoded by the coding sequence ATGATTAAAAGAATGGTGTTCGCCATTGCACTGACAGGGACAAGCCTGGCCCTGCATGCCCAGACGATAGACGATGTTTTGAAATTCAGCACAACTTCACCTGCCGGTACGACAAGGGGGCAATCTATAGGTAGTGCACTCGGTGCGCTTGGGGGCGAACCATCTTCCCTGTATGTGAACCCGGCTTCCGTCGGCTATTTCAGGACAAACGACTTCTCTTTTACAGTAGGTCTGCAGAATATATCCAACTCAGGGACTTACCTGGGTACCACTGATAGTGACAACAAGTTCATCCCGCTTGTTTCCAATATCACCATGATCTATGGTGGCAAAAGGAAAAAGCCGGATAGTAAATGGCAGAACTTCAGCTTTGGATTTGGTTTAAACCGTACGCAGAACTATAACCAGCGTACCTATTACACCGGTGAATCCAAAAACTCATCTTTGTCGCTCAACTACTACCTGGATGCGGAAGCAGCTGGTGTAACGAATCCCGATGCACAACTGGGCGGTGACCAGACGATCGGTTCACTGGCACACACTTCTGCACTTGCCTACAGCACAGGCCTGATCTCTCCTTATCCTCCGGTTAATGGTCAGTGGGATGGTGCCTTTTATTCTGCCGCACAGGCGACAGACCGCAGCATTCACGTAAGGCAGGAAAATATGGTCAATGCCAGAGGCGGTTCCAATGAGCTCTCATTTGCCTTCGGTGCTAACTACGATGACAAACTGTACCTCGGTGGTAGTTTGAACGTTCCTACCATCACCTATAAGCATGACAAGACCTGGAAAGAAACGAACCTGAACGCGACACCTACAGACCTGAATAATTTCGCGGTAACAGAAACCCTGAAATCAGAAGGTACAGGTTTTAACGCGAAACTCGGTGCTATTTTCAGACCCGTAAGACCACTGAGTCTGGGTGCTACTTTCCATACACCGTCCTGGATGACTTTCACTGATACCTACAGGACTGATATGACCACTTCCACCAAGACATTTGGTGTACTTGACTACTCTTCTACTGATACTAACAACGGATTTGAGGACGAATCAAAATATACGATCAGAACACCATGGAAAGGAGTGTTAAGTGCGACTTACCTGTTCAGTCCTTCAGCAGATACCAGGAAGCCAACAGGCTTCATCTCATTTGACTATGAGTATATGGACTATGCATCTATGAAAATGCGTTTCCGTAATGATCAGTCATTTGATAAGGAGGATTCCGACTTCCGCAATGATGCTATTAAAGCGACGTACAAAGGTGCATCCAATATTCGTATAGGTGGAGAACTGAAACTGCATGTTGTTGCATTCAGACTGGGTTATGCACTGTATGGCAGTCCTTATCAGAATGGTGCGATTGATGGCAAACGTCAGTTTTATACTGGTGGTATTGGCTATAGGAATCGTGGTTTCTACATGGACCTGGGCCTGGTGTATGGTAGTAATAACCGTACAGATCAACCGTATGTACTGGCTGAAAATGCTGATCCGGCTGACAACTATGCTACTCCGGCACCAGCTCAGATCAGGAGTAAATCAACAAATGTCAATGCAACTTTTGGCTGGAAGTTCTAG